A part of Macrobrachium nipponense isolate FS-2020 chromosome 26, ASM1510439v2, whole genome shotgun sequence genomic DNA contains:
- the LOC135200457 gene encoding uncharacterized protein LOC135200457, which produces MAPVLPDEDLNATFTSQRLRDRYLKLTDTLKDFRERWRKEYLSALRTRHDCQSGEPTKLHPGDIVLVKQENQKRATWPLGCVVETYPDDDGVVRSAKVLFEDVESLRAVSHLVPLELAPSDDDDGVGDERRDDVDGATEEMVRDEDCNEEVRDEGAYSPAVGVPGNVVTSGDDQGMALAATSEQPATKVLSDKDADDIGDESSDTNTVSESAEVNDTEVSSGSDVDVQLGRPRRSARPLRKAAAKQRELMKRLMESEYI; this is translated from the coding sequence atggcacctgttttgccagatgaaGACCTTAATGCTACCTTCACCTCCCAGAGGCTACGAGATCGATATCTTAAACTAACAGACACTTTGAAAGACTTCcgggagaggtggaggaaggagtaccTGAGTGCCCTAAGAACCCGACACGATTGTCAGTCTGGGGAACCCACCAAGCTGCACCCCGGAGACATCGTGTtagtaaagcaagaaaatcaaaagcgggcAACGTGGCCCCTTGGATGCGTCGTGGAGACATACCCGGACGACGATGGCGTTGTGCGTTCGGCCAAGGTATTGTTCGAAGATGTTGAGTCCCTGCGTGCTGTCAGCCACTTGGTTCCCCTGGAACTTGCCCCctcagatgacgatgatggcgtTGGAGACGAACGGCGTGACGATGTTGATGGTGCGACGGAGGAGATGGTGCGTGACGAAGACTGCAACGAAGAGGTCCGAGACGAGGGAGCGTACAGCCCAGCAGTAGGTgttccaggaaatgttgtgaCGTCTGGGGACGACCAAGGGATGGCACTGGCTGCAACATCCGAACAACCAGCCACAAAGGTCTTGAGTGACAAAGACGCTGACGATATTGGTGACGAATCGAGCGATACCAATACCGTAAGTGAGAGTGCTGAAGTGAATGATACTGAGGTATCGAGTGGTAGTGACGTTGACGTTCAGTTAGGCAGACCAAGACGTTCTGCACGCCCTTTGAGAAAGGCTGCTGCTAAGCAGCGCGAGTTGATGAAGCGCTTAATGGAAAGCGAGTATATATAA
- the LOC135199743 gene encoding putative ankyrin repeat protein RF_0381 yields MGAHGAALGGKCDVITVLLESRFDVNCRTKEGSTMLHLAALKGHGELVQLLISKGANVNDKGNMGRTPLHDAVQSKNVSLVQELIESGATVDVHNNQQCTPLHLATGWGYIPIMKTLIQASADIYNIATDGNMGGHVAALGGKCDVITVLLESGFDVNCKTKEGNTMLHLAALKGHRELMQFSINKGANVNDKCNMGYTPLHDAVESNDVSVVQELIESGATVDVHNNQQCTPLHLATSLGYIPIMKTLMQASADVYNIDTYGNMGGHNAALGGKCDVITVLLESGFNVNCKTK; encoded by the coding sequence ATGGGTGCTCATGGTGCAGCATTGGGTGGGAAATGTGATGTCATCACAGTTCTGTTAGAGTCACGGTTTGATGTAAACTGCAGAACTAAAGAAGGCAGTACAATGCTTCATTTAGCAGCTTTAAAAGGTCACGGAGAATTAGTGCaactcttgatcagtaaaggggcaaatgtcaatgacaaaGGCAACATGGGTCGCACACCATTACATGACGCTGTTCAATCTAAGAATGTTAGTTTAgttcaggaactcattgagagtggggctacagTAGATGTTCATAACAATCAACAATGCACTCCTCTGCATCTTGCAACAGGTTGGGGATATATTCCTataatgaaaactcttattcaagcaagtgcagatatatataacattgctACTGATGGCAATATGGGTGGTCATGTTGCAGCATTGGGTGGGAAATGTGATGTCATCACAGTTCTGTTAGAGTCAGGGtttgatgtaaactgcaaaactaaagaaggaaatacaatgcttcatttagcggctttaaaaggtcacagagaattAATGCAGTTCTCCATCAAtaaaggggcaaatgtcaatgacaaaTGCAACATGGGTTACACACCATTACATGACGCTGTTGAATCTAATGATGTTAGTGTAgttcaggaactcattgagagtggggctacagTAGATGTTCATAACAATCAACAATGCACTCCTCTGCATCTTGCAACATCTTTGGGATATATTCCGATAATGAAAACTCTTATGCAAGCAAGTGCAGATGTATATAACATTGATACTTATGGCAATATGGGTGGTCATAATGCAGCATTGGGTGGGAAATGTGATGTCATCACAGTTCTGTTAGAGTCAGGGTTTAATGTAAACTGCAAAACTAAATAA
- the LOC135199744 gene encoding serine/threonine-protein phosphatase 6 regulatory ankyrin repeat subunit A-like, with protein sequence MLHLAALKGHRELVQLMISKGANVNDKGNIAGTPLHDAVQSNDVSVVQELIESGATGDVHNNQQSTPLHLATGWEYIPIMKTLIQASADIYVIDTYGNMGGHVAALGGKCDVITVLLESGFDVNCKTKKGATMLHLADLKGHRELVQLLISKGANVNDKCNMGNTPLHAAVASNNVSVVQELIESGATVDVHNNKQCIHLHLATVWGYIPIMKTLIQANADIYNIDTYGDMGGHDAALGGNASFSGFKRSQGISATLYQ encoded by the coding sequence ATGCTTCATTTAGCGGCTTTGaaaggtcacagagaattagtgcaactcatgatcagtaaaggggcaaatgtcaatgacaaaGGCAACATTGCTGGCACACCATTACATGACGCTGTTCAATCTAATGATGTTAGTGTAgttcaggaactcattgagagtggAGCTACAGGAGATGTTCATAACAATCAACAATCCACTCCTCTGCATCTTGCAACAGGTTGGGAATATATTCCTataatgaaaactcttattcaagcaaGTGCAGATATATATGTCATTGATACTTATGGCAATATGGGTGGTCATGTTGCAGCATTGGGTGGGAAATGTGATGTCATCACAGTTCTGTTAGAGTCGGGGtttgatgtaaactgcaaaaCTAAAAAAGGAGCTACAATGCTTCATTTAGCGGATTTAAAAGGTCACAGGGAGTTAGTGCAACTCTTAatcagtaaaggggcaaatgtcaatgacaaaTGCAACATGGGTAACACACCATTACATGCAGCTGTCGCATCTAACAATGTTAGTGTAgttcaggaactcattgagagtggggctacagTAGATGTTCATAACAATAAACAATGCATTCATTTGCATCTTGCAACAGTTTGGGGATATATTCCGATAATGAAAACTCTTATCCAAgcaaatgcagatatatataacattgataCTTATGGTGATATGGGTGGTCATGATGCAGCATTGGGTGGGAATGCTTCATTTAGCGGCTTTAAAAGGTCACAGGGAATCAGTGCAACTCTTTATCAGTAA